Proteins encoded by one window of Psychromonas sp. L1A2:
- a CDS encoding prepilin peptidase, whose amino-acid sequence MNEVIMLMEQVPSFYFGLILVLGLLVGSFLNVVIYRLPVMMQRSWEAECAECFPDANIKVEQSTFNLVLPRSRCPKCSHLIGSLENIPLVSWLLQKGRCKHCDCKIPVRYPSIELLTGLMSLAVAYIIPFGWPVLYALIFTWVLISLTFIDFDTMLLPDQLTLPLIWLGLLINMSGTFIGLQDAVLGAAFGYLTLWSIYWAFKLLTGKEGMGYGDFKLLAALGAWFGWQALPLIIILSSFAGAIIGIAVLLASKDKQSRPLPFGPYLAIAGWVYLMYGVELTSLYYSFIL is encoded by the coding sequence ATGAATGAAGTGATCATGTTGATGGAGCAAGTTCCATCTTTCTATTTTGGTCTGATTTTAGTTTTAGGCTTATTGGTTGGTTCATTTTTAAATGTTGTGATTTATCGTTTACCTGTAATGATGCAAAGAAGTTGGGAAGCTGAGTGTGCTGAATGCTTCCCTGATGCCAATATCAAGGTCGAACAATCTACTTTTAATTTAGTATTACCTCGGTCTCGTTGTCCTAAGTGTAGCCATTTAATTGGCTCACTGGAAAATATTCCATTGGTAAGCTGGTTGCTACAAAAAGGTCGTTGTAAGCATTGCGATTGTAAAATACCTGTCCGTTATCCGAGTATAGAACTGCTGACAGGTTTAATGTCATTAGCCGTTGCTTACATTATTCCTTTTGGTTGGCCTGTTTTATATGCATTAATTTTTACTTGGGTATTAATTAGTTTAACCTTTATTGATTTTGATACGATGTTATTACCTGATCAACTAACTTTGCCATTAATATGGTTGGGTTTGTTAATTAATATGTCAGGTACATTTATTGGTTTACAAGATGCTGTTTTAGGTGCTGCTTTTGGTTATCTAACGTTGTGGTCTATCTATTGGGCTTTTAAATTATTAACGGGCAAAGAGGGCATGGGGTACGGTGATTTTAAATTACTGGCTGCATTAGGTGCTTGGTTTGGATGGCAAGCGCTGCCGTTAATTATTATTTTATCTTCATTTGCTGGTGCCATTATTGGCATTGCAGTACTTTTAGCATCAAAAGACAAGCAAAGCAGACCTTTGCCATTCGGCCCATATTTAGCCATCGCTGGTTGGGTATATTTAATGTATGGCGTTGAATTAACCTCGTTATATTATTCATTTATTTTATAA
- the ndk gene encoding nucleoside-diphosphate kinase codes for MPLERTLSMIKPDAVSKQLTGTILQRFESAKFTIVAAKMMQLTREQAEGFYAEHEGREFYEPLVEFMTSGPTMLLVLQGENIIPAYRELIGKTDPTQAAPGTIRADFAESTRYNAVHGSDSPESAAREIAYFFVDDEICAPTVS; via the coding sequence ATGCCATTAGAAAGAACACTTTCCATGATTAAACCCGATGCTGTTAGTAAACAACTTACAGGTACTATTTTACAACGTTTTGAAAGTGCAAAGTTTACTATTGTTGCTGCAAAAATGATGCAGTTAACAAGAGAGCAAGCTGAAGGTTTTTATGCAGAGCATGAAGGCAGAGAGTTTTATGAACCACTTGTAGAATTCATGACGTCTGGACCGACCATGCTTTTAGTGTTGCAAGGTGAAAATATTATTCCAGCTTACCGTGAGTTAATTGGTAAAACGGATCCCACTCAAGCCGCACCTGGTACTATCCGTGCAGATTTTGCAGAATCAACTCGTTACAATGCGGTTCATGGTTCAGATAGTCCTGAGTCTGCTGCTCGTGAGATTGCTTACTTTTTTGTAGATGACGAAATTTGTGCACCTACAGTAAGTTAA
- a CDS encoding endonuclease/exonuclease/phosphatase family protein: MLLFITLILLSRFLPKSPSKMTLIDQQQSHYFSTCPALANIQITQTTDSLSSPFSLLNWNIYKQQNPQWSTKLNEWASQADLITLQEAKYDQALIDFSQQQQLTYFQNIAFNYKNDSYGVSTSSRVQASQACGTRYPEPWTMVPKTGIATIYPIADTVLESSSSISSKESLLLINLHGVNFTFTAEPLKAQVSPYLQLIKQHKGPILISGDFNTWSEDRTTEIIDTLVNEGFNETQFTKDKRLIVFGLPLDHVFYRGLTLIKAQSISTIASDHSPQLVTFALPK; this comes from the coding sequence ATTTTATTATTTATCACATTAATACTTTTATCTCGCTTTTTGCCAAAAAGTCCATCAAAGATGACCTTGATAGATCAGCAACAAAGTCATTACTTTTCAACTTGCCCTGCATTAGCAAATATTCAAATAACACAAACGACGGATTCTCTTTCTAGCCCTTTTTCATTATTAAACTGGAATATTTATAAACAACAAAATCCACAATGGTCTACAAAATTAAATGAATGGGCTTCTCAAGCTGACTTAATTACATTACAAGAAGCAAAATATGATCAAGCGTTGATCGACTTTAGTCAGCAACAACAACTTACTTATTTTCAAAATATCGCTTTTAACTATAAAAATGATAGTTATGGTGTGAGTACATCTAGTCGAGTACAGGCTTCACAGGCTTGCGGTACTCGATACCCAGAACCTTGGACGATGGTCCCTAAAACAGGTATTGCTACTATTTATCCAATTGCTGATACAGTACTTGAAAGTTCATCGAGCATCAGTTCAAAAGAGTCATTATTATTAATCAATTTACATGGGGTAAACTTCACCTTCACTGCAGAACCATTAAAAGCACAAGTCAGCCCTTATTTACAACTAATTAAGCAACATAAAGGGCCTATTCTGATTAGTGGTGACTTTAATACTTGGAGTGAAGATCGAACAACGGAAATCATCGATACGTTGGTAAACGAAGGTTTTAATGAAACACAATTCACTAAAGACAAACGTCTGATCGTATTCGGTCTTCCCTTGGATCATGTATTTTATCGAGGATTAACGCTGATTAAAGCACAAAGCATTTCCACCATTGCCTCAGACCATAGCCCACAATTAGTCACCTTTGCTTTACCAAAATAA
- the orn gene encoding oligoribonuclease: MKMNKNNLVWIDLEMTGLNPDSDKIIEIATIVTDSDLNILAEGPQFVIHQSDAALNAMDEWCTEHHGKSGLTARVKASKISCEQAEQETLAFLQEWVPAGVAPLCGNSIGQDRRFMVKHMPTLEAFFHYRNIDVSTVKELGRRWAPEMVEAHKKTGTHLALQDIKESISELQHYQKHFFNY; encoded by the coding sequence ATCAAAATGAACAAAAATAATTTGGTATGGATTGATTTAGAAATGACAGGGTTAAATCCTGATAGCGATAAAATTATTGAAATTGCAACGATAGTTACGGATAGCGATTTAAATATTTTAGCTGAAGGCCCACAGTTTGTTATTCATCAAAGTGATGCTGCATTAAATGCGATGGATGAATGGTGCACAGAGCATCACGGTAAATCAGGGCTAACAGCACGAGTAAAAGCAAGTAAAATCAGTTGCGAACAAGCAGAACAAGAAACGTTAGCATTTTTACAAGAGTGGGTTCCTGCTGGAGTAGCTCCTTTATGCGGAAACAGTATTGGTCAAGATCGTCGTTTTATGGTTAAACATATGCCGACGTTAGAAGCTTTTTTCCACTACCGAAATATTGATGTGAGTACAGTAAAAGAATTAGGTCGTCGTTGGGCGCCTGAAATGGTTGAAGCTCATAAAAAAACCGGGACACATTTAGCCTTACAAGATATTAAAGAGTCAATTTCAGAGTTACAGCATTACCAAAAGCATTTTTTCAACTATTAG
- the rsgA gene encoding small ribosomal subunit biogenesis GTPase RsgA gives MTKKKKLSKNQIRRVQSNHNKRLTPKNDKQWDESELGPQLEGLVVSRFGQHADIEDQEGKVERCTLRRSIRSLVTGDRVVWRAGKESHQGISGVIEAVHPRKTVLTRPDYYDGIKPIAANIDHIIIVSSIAPEFSRNIIDRYLVACEDIGITPIIVLNKVDLLDDESAKIIDKELQSYRDIGYHVLYSSMHGTGLDALKSVMKDKINIFVGQSGVGKTSLLNMLLPEVEAVTGEISEGSGLGKHTTTTARLYHFSDGGDLIDSPGIREFSLWHLEAERIASGFIEFREYLGNCRFRDCKHQADPGCALVEAVENGHIDNARFKSFLRILETMDDAKNARHRDPNVY, from the coding sequence GTGACTAAGAAGAAAAAACTCAGTAAAAACCAAATTCGTCGTGTTCAAAGCAATCACAATAAACGCTTAACACCTAAAAACGATAAACAATGGGATGAGTCTGAACTGGGTCCACAACTGGAAGGTTTAGTCGTAAGCCGATTTGGACAGCATGCTGATATTGAAGATCAAGAAGGCAAAGTAGAACGTTGTACTCTACGTCGTTCAATCCGCTCTCTCGTTACTGGTGACAGAGTAGTATGGCGAGCAGGTAAAGAATCACATCAGGGCATTAGCGGCGTTATCGAAGCGGTGCATCCGCGTAAAACGGTATTAACACGTCCAGATTATTATGATGGTATTAAACCAATTGCAGCTAATATCGACCACATTATCATTGTTAGCTCTATCGCACCTGAATTCTCCCGTAATATTATTGACCGCTACTTAGTGGCTTGCGAAGATATTGGCATCACGCCTATTATCGTTTTAAATAAGGTTGATTTACTAGATGATGAATCAGCAAAAATTATTGATAAAGAATTACAAAGCTACCGTGATATTGGCTATCACGTACTTTACAGTTCAATGCACGGTACAGGGTTAGATGCTTTAAAGTCAGTAATGAAAGACAAAATTAATATCTTTGTTGGTCAATCTGGCGTGGGTAAAACATCATTATTAAATATGTTATTACCAGAAGTAGAAGCCGTGACTGGCGAGATATCCGAAGGATCCGGTCTTGGTAAACATACAACGACAACGGCACGCTTATATCATTTCAGCGATGGAGGTGATTTAATCGACAGCCCAGGGATCCGAGAGTTTTCACTATGGCATTTAGAAGCAGAACGTATTGCCAGTGGATTTATAGAATTTAGAGAGTACTTAGGTAACTGTCGTTTTCGTGATTGTAAACATCAAGCAGATCCTGGGTGTGCACTAGTTGAAGCGGTTGAAAATGGGCATATAGACAACGCTCGATTTAAGAGTTTCTTGCGTATTTTAGAAACCATGGATGATGCCAAAAATGCACGTCACCGAGATCCTAATGTTTATTAA
- the asd gene encoding archaetidylserine decarboxylase (Phosphatidylserine decarboxylase is synthesized as a single chain precursor. Generation of the pyruvoyl active site from a Ser is coupled to cleavage of a Gly-Ser bond between the larger (beta) and smaller (alpha chains). It is an integral membrane protein.) has protein sequence MSGKLKIIGQYILPKHSVTFIAGKLANAKMGKFTTFLITQFIKKFKIDMSEAKYSEPSDFATFNDFFTRELKEDVRTIIEGDQNLATPVDGCVSQQGDIKSGRIFQAKGHDFSLRELLGGRDDVAAPFDDGIFSTVYLAPKDYHRIHMPITGKLEQMIFIPGDLFSVNPLTAQNVPNLFARNERAVAIFSTAIGPMAMVLVGATIVGSIETVWEGTLKAQKNKELQYWDYQDQEIILEKGAEMGRFKLGSTIVALFPKDSIEFSEDLAPSSVTRLGELFATVKQTAE, from the coding sequence ATGAGCGGTAAACTAAAAATTATTGGCCAATATATTTTACCCAAACACTCGGTGACTTTCATCGCAGGTAAATTAGCTAATGCTAAAATGGGCAAATTTACGACTTTTTTAATTACTCAGTTTATTAAAAAGTTCAAAATAGATATGAGCGAAGCAAAATATTCAGAACCTTCTGACTTTGCCACTTTTAATGATTTCTTCACACGTGAATTAAAAGAAGATGTCCGTACAATTATTGAAGGCGATCAAAATCTAGCCACACCAGTAGATGGCTGTGTTAGTCAACAAGGTGATATTAAATCAGGTCGTATTTTTCAAGCAAAAGGACATGATTTTAGCCTACGAGAATTATTAGGCGGTCGTGATGATGTAGCTGCACCTTTTGATGATGGTATCTTTTCAACAGTTTATTTAGCACCTAAAGATTACCACCGTATTCATATGCCAATCACCGGTAAATTAGAACAGATGATCTTTATACCAGGTGACTTATTCTCAGTTAATCCATTAACGGCACAAAATGTTCCTAACTTATTTGCACGTAATGAACGTGCTGTTGCCATTTTCTCTACGGCAATCGGGCCAATGGCGATGGTTTTAGTGGGCGCTACGATTGTTGGTAGTATTGAAACTGTATGGGAAGGCACATTAAAAGCTCAAAAAAATAAAGAGCTTCAATACTGGGATTACCAAGACCAAGAGATCATCTTAGAAAAAGGGGCTGAAATGGGGCGCTTTAAACTAGGCAGTACTATTGTTGCTTTATTCCCTAAAGACAGTATTGAATTTAGTGAAGATCTAGCACCTTCAAGTGTAACGCGTTTAGGTGAGTTATTTGCAACAGTAAAGCAAACCGCTGAATAA
- the ilvA gene encoding threonine ammonia-lyase, biosynthetic, translating into MSNISSEQYLKKILLAPIYEAAIETKLQPLNKLSARLDNHILLKREDLQPVHSFKLRGAYNKLSSLSEQQKKNGVIAASAGNHAQGLALSAQKMGVKATIVMPKTTPDIKVSSVRSFGATVVLTGDSFDAANAYSLALAKEHGYTLIHPFDDPDIIAGQGTVGKELLQQDAHLDKIFVPVGGGGLAAGIAVYIKQLLPHIQVIAVEPEDAACLKAALAAGKPVTLPKVGLFADGVAVKTIGQETFRLCQQYIDDVVTVSSDEICAAVKDIFDDTRAIAEPAGALSLAGLKKYTQQHQIKDQRLAAILSGANVNFHGLRYVSERCELGEHNESILAVTIPEQQGAFLAFCNELDGRAITEFNYRYSDSKQANIFVGVRTPQGIDELTSLTDKLTVAGYSVTDLSQDETAKLHVRYMVGGVPSQQLTERLYSFEFPEHPNALLKFLNLLGMHANITLFHYRNHGAAYGQVLAGFEVDDSQVAEFSEHLDALGYNYKDETLNPAYRYFLSHTNN; encoded by the coding sequence ATGTCAAACATATCGAGTGAACAATATTTAAAGAAAATCTTATTAGCACCAATTTATGAAGCGGCTATCGAGACTAAACTACAACCTTTAAATAAGCTATCTGCACGTCTAGATAATCACATATTATTAAAACGCGAAGATTTACAGCCAGTACATTCATTTAAATTACGCGGCGCTTACAATAAGTTATCAAGCCTGAGTGAACAGCAGAAAAAAAATGGTGTGATTGCCGCATCAGCAGGCAACCATGCTCAAGGTTTAGCATTATCTGCACAAAAAATGGGTGTCAAAGCAACCATCGTTATGCCTAAAACGACGCCAGATATTAAAGTGAGTTCTGTACGTAGTTTTGGTGCGACGGTTGTCTTAACAGGTGACTCTTTTGACGCAGCAAACGCTTATTCATTAGCCTTAGCAAAAGAGCACGGTTATACCTTGATCCACCCTTTTGATGATCCAGATATTATTGCAGGGCAAGGAACCGTAGGAAAAGAGCTTTTACAACAAGATGCTCACCTAGACAAAATATTTGTACCGGTAGGCGGCGGTGGTTTAGCAGCAGGTATCGCTGTTTATATCAAACAACTATTACCACACATTCAAGTGATTGCAGTAGAACCTGAAGATGCAGCTTGTTTAAAAGCAGCATTAGCTGCAGGTAAGCCAGTGACATTACCAAAAGTAGGTTTATTTGCAGATGGCGTGGCGGTAAAAACAATTGGCCAAGAAACATTCCGTTTATGCCAGCAATATATTGACGATGTTGTTACTGTGAGTAGTGATGAAATCTGTGCTGCAGTAAAGGATATTTTTGATGATACACGTGCTATTGCAGAGCCTGCAGGTGCATTATCACTAGCGGGCTTAAAGAAATACACTCAACAGCATCAAATAAAGGATCAACGTTTAGCGGCTATTTTAAGTGGTGCAAACGTTAACTTCCACGGCTTACGTTATGTATCAGAAAGATGTGAATTAGGCGAACATAACGAAAGTATTTTGGCTGTCACAATTCCAGAGCAACAAGGGGCATTTTTAGCGTTTTGTAATGAGCTTGATGGACGTGCAATCACAGAGTTTAATTATCGTTATAGCGATAGTAAACAAGCCAATATTTTTGTTGGCGTGAGAACACCACAAGGTATTGATGAACTAACAAGTTTAACTGATAAGCTAACTGTTGCAGGCTACTCTGTTACCGATTTAAGTCAAGATGAAACCGCTAAGCTACATGTGCGTTATATGGTGGGAGGTGTTCCTTCACAGCAGTTAACCGAGCGGTTATATAGTTTTGAATTTCCAGAGCATCCTAATGCATTGTTAAAATTTTTAAACCTATTGGGGATGCATGCCAACATTACTTTATTCCATTACCGAAATCACGGTGCTGCATATGGGCAAGTGTTAGCGGGGTTTGAAGTCGATGATTCACAAGTTGCAGAGTTTAGTGAACACTTAGATGCATTAGGCTATAACTATAAAGATGAAACGTTGAATCCTGCATATCGATACTTTTTGTCACATACAAATAACTAG
- a CDS encoding potassium channel family protein yields the protein MMYLISSLKLAKIVHKLTQNLTWLAMLGLMLLQATITYALFILAGEVEIITHPIQFFYYNMVVISTVGFGDFSPVTDLGKLVVALWQIPSGLIVFATFIGKATQLFIDIARNNMNGNNDFSDLTDHILLLCWDEYSTKQIIQLILGDKKRQKRQILLCVTKDMKNPLPEIDELSFVKLSTFSDKKELERIALQKAKRIIIDGQSDDETLSIALSIATFTDKNANITAHFFDETKAQLLKMHCPSIECSIDNSAQMMVRSMQDPGSSQVTERLLSTLNGATLYSFLVPELEKEINFGQLFDAFKHRYNMILLGFSKHKNGQDMHLNPSDEEIIDSHYHLHYIANERLDENDIDWKSIV from the coding sequence ATGATGTACTTAATATCTTCATTGAAGTTAGCAAAAATTGTACATAAATTAACGCAAAACTTAACTTGGTTAGCAATGTTAGGATTGATGTTGTTACAAGCGACTATTACCTATGCTTTATTTATTTTAGCAGGGGAAGTAGAAATAATAACTCACCCAATTCAATTTTTTTATTACAACATGGTAGTTATTTCAACGGTTGGATTTGGCGACTTTAGCCCAGTAACTGACCTTGGAAAATTGGTTGTCGCCTTGTGGCAGATTCCATCAGGTTTAATTGTGTTTGCTACATTTATTGGTAAAGCAACTCAATTATTTATTGATATAGCGAGAAATAATATGAACGGTAATAATGACTTTTCAGACCTAACTGATCACATTCTTTTATTATGTTGGGATGAGTATTCTACCAAGCAAATTATACAATTAATTTTAGGGGATAAAAAACGTCAAAAGCGTCAAATATTACTTTGTGTTACTAAAGATATGAAAAATCCGTTACCTGAAATAGATGAACTATCATTTGTTAAATTAAGTACTTTTTCAGATAAAAAAGAGCTTGAACGAATTGCGTTACAAAAAGCAAAACGTATCATTATCGATGGACAATCAGATGATGAAACATTATCTATTGCACTCAGTATTGCTACATTTACAGATAAAAATGCCAATATTACCGCACATTTTTTTGATGAGACTAAAGCTCAATTATTAAAAATGCATTGCCCTAGTATAGAGTGCAGTATCGATAATAGTGCGCAGATGATGGTAAGAAGTATGCAAGATCCTGGATCAAGTCAAGTGACAGAAAGGCTACTTTCCACATTAAACGGCGCAACACTTTATAGCTTTTTAGTACCTGAACTGGAAAAAGAGATCAATTTTGGTCAATTGTTTGATGCTTTTAAGCATCGCTATAACATGATTTTATTAGGCTTTAGTAAGCATAAAAATGGTCAAGATATGCACTTAAATCCATCTGATGAAGAGATCATCGACAGCCATTATCATTTACATTATATTGCAAATGAACGTCTTGATGAAAATGATATTGATTGGAAGAGTATCGTTTAA
- a CDS encoding MotA/TolQ/ExbB proton channel family protein yields the protein MSITTSMPQSNFLSLLDPIIQTMPTWFQEGGVVMWPLLLISFLITVVALERLYFWVIYHSQKERFLLQECFAALYNKQKTEALLVCKKLETPALKMISEGISMLPFPPKEKMLLDTKKQINLVSRGQSFLHKALIVTPILGILGTLINLINAFSSIELQESENIGVLLKTITESLIPIAASLIILLFILIPQQFFRTQIYKITLHLENVRSQFDHICLQKNLIRNNFSENMGTMVKNDENTLDEERKDCHSKSVSEQTQMPYHYEFSEETGEINVSIHEQTEDIKRVPTSSIAEMYNNELLTVENTEYESTIVENDPVPTKIESTPKVNLNS from the coding sequence ATGAGTATCACCACAAGTATGCCTCAATCTAATTTTTTATCGTTATTAGATCCTATCATTCAAACTATGCCGACTTGGTTCCAAGAAGGTGGTGTAGTGATGTGGCCATTACTTTTAATCTCTTTTTTAATCACTGTTGTCGCTTTAGAGCGTTTATATTTCTGGGTTATCTATCATAGTCAGAAAGAACGTTTTTTATTACAAGAGTGCTTTGCTGCTTTATATAATAAACAAAAAACAGAAGCCTTATTAGTTTGTAAAAAATTAGAAACCCCCGCATTAAAAATGATTAGTGAAGGTATTTCGATGCTGCCTTTCCCCCCTAAAGAAAAAATGCTTTTAGATACAAAAAAACAAATAAATTTAGTTTCTAGAGGTCAATCTTTCTTACATAAAGCATTAATAGTGACGCCAATTCTAGGCATTTTAGGTACGCTAATAAACCTAATCAACGCTTTCAGTAGTATTGAACTTCAAGAAAGTGAGAACATCGGTGTTCTTCTTAAAACAATCACAGAGTCTCTAATTCCAATTGCGGCTAGTCTCATTATTTTGTTATTCATTTTGATACCTCAACAATTCTTTCGTACACAAATTTATAAAATAACACTACATTTAGAAAATGTACGTAGCCAGTTTGATCACATTTGTCTGCAAAAGAATTTAATCAGAAACAATTTTTCAGAAAATATGGGTACCATGGTAAAAAATGATGAGAACACTCTCGATGAAGAAAGAAAAGACTGTCATAGTAAATCGGTATCAGAACAAACACAGATGCCTTACCATTATGAGTTTTCAGAAGAAACAGGGGAAATAAATGTTTCTATTCATGAGCAAACAGAAGATATCAAACGGGTACCAACTTCATCAATTGCTGAAATGTACAACAATGAATTACTAACCGTTGAAAATACTGAATATGAGTCAACTATTGTTGAAAATGACCCAGTTCCAACCAAAATTGAGTCAACGCCTAAAGTGAACTTAAATAGTTAA
- a CDS encoding energy transducer TonB: MSLPQLNAIQSISVATSTPRQQTTQTKKVTSITLPETTQTEIVKLSTSLQQSTSTEPVEPSISQKKVTQAEIIVPLTTQQKMAKTEIMTSSTTIQEITQTKIVTSSKPQEITQIEQGESSLSLPEENEIVKIEKVLPVKSYQVNVKTHTSNEVALLKEYVFERNLVNLPKLAISKPSKKNKVKKTSIKNTTAKSTRPVITMKNSEITAKTKTNKTNRQMTVLDTRDFNNKTSTVAQYNSATTAKRIFKPKSDITNTSMAKQGNLLPQATAVSGKAPSYPKQAALQQQKGQVVVNMTVLPSGTTKEAEIIQSSGHEMLDKAVLNFITRELFMPSLEGQDRVPSKQSFFYSFE; the protein is encoded by the coding sequence ATGTCACTACCGCAACTCAATGCTATTCAATCAATATCAGTCGCAACATCAACACCACGACAGCAAACAACTCAAACAAAAAAAGTAACCTCAATAACATTGCCAGAAACCACTCAAACAGAAATTGTTAAACTATCAACATCATTACAACAAAGTACTAGCACAGAGCCAGTTGAGCCATCGATATCGCAAAAAAAAGTCACTCAAGCTGAAATAATAGTCCCATTAACAACGCAGCAGAAAATGGCTAAAACTGAAATAATGACATCATCAACAACGATCCAAGAAATAACTCAAACTAAAATAGTCACATCATCAAAACCACAAGAAATAACTCAAATAGAACAAGGTGAGTCATCGCTCTCATTACCTGAAGAAAATGAAATAGTTAAAATTGAAAAAGTCTTACCTGTAAAAAGCTATCAAGTGAATGTTAAGACACATACATCCAATGAAGTTGCCCTACTAAAAGAATATGTATTTGAACGAAACCTAGTAAACTTGCCAAAACTTGCAATATCAAAACCAAGTAAGAAAAACAAAGTTAAAAAAACCAGTATCAAAAACACTACTGCGAAATCAACTCGACCCGTGATTACCATGAAGAATAGTGAAATAACGGCTAAAACAAAAACAAATAAAACCAATCGACAAATGACAGTATTGGACACAAGAGACTTCAATAATAAAACGTCTACGGTAGCGCAATATAATTCTGCAACAACGGCGAAACGAATTTTCAAACCAAAGTCAGATATAACGAACACATCAATGGCAAAACAAGGTAACTTATTACCACAAGCAACGGCCGTATCAGGTAAGGCACCTTCTTATCCAAAACAAGCAGCCTTGCAACAACAAAAAGGCCAAGTCGTGGTGAATATGACTGTCTTACCAAGTGGTACAACTAAAGAAGCGGAAATCATTCAATCTAGCGGCCATGAAATGTTAGATAAAGCTGTATTAAACTTTATTACTCGTGAATTATTTATGCCATCATTAGAAGGTCAGGATAGAGTCCCGAGTAAACAATCATTTTTTTATAGTTTCGAATAA